Proteins from a genomic interval of Oreochromis aureus strain Israel breed Guangdong linkage group 6, ZZ_aureus, whole genome shotgun sequence:
- the LOC120440455 gene encoding interleukin-2 receptor subunit beta-like isoform X2 produces the protein MERNKKTLSLFILLPVLLLCRSDECPSLPQNLTCYTDYNKIITCLWNSRYMSDDTACTIHAQYKSRYISYSASCDLKSVDVSRPALKKCSLIFEIEYTFLPSHELSLNLSCNQMKSVITSFKPSCHIKVNPPAEPKVYFTSVSWLSQVHNHERISSYRSELQWKKQDQSWSDPAVYKKLGIQCNEEEECKIQPGCKGELEQDLLIQGERYEARVRVRSVKPQPEGAWSDWSPTASWESQIGKIKPTSGITFVVPVTIVGVVVLLAGLLLSTHKTTWVYIVKKIKGRPIPDPGKSFPARNPEWVHQ, from the exons ATGGAGAGAAATAAGAAAACCCTTTCCCTGTTTATTCTGCTgcctgtgctgctgctctgcaGAAGTGATGAGTGTCCCAGCCTGCCACAGA ATCTCACTTGCTACACTGACTacaataaaatcatcacatgtTTGTGGAACAGCAGATACATGTCTGATGACACTGCATGCACGATACATGCTCAATATAAATCTCGCTACAT TTCTTACAGCGCTTCCTGTGACCTAAAATCTGTTGATGTCTCCAGACCAGCCCTGAAGAAGTGCTCCCTGATCTTTGAAATTGAATacact tttctgcCTTCCCATGAGTTGTCCCTCAATCTGAGCTGTAACCAAATGAAGAGTGTAATTACTTCCTTCAAGCCATCCTGTCATA TAAAGGTGAATCCTCCTGCAGAGCCAAAAGTTTACTTCACCTCTGTTTCCTGGTTGTCCCAAGTCCACAACCATGAAAGGATCAGTTCATACAGAAGTGAACTGCAGTGGAAGAAGCAGGATCAGTCATGGAGT GATCCTGCTGTGTACAAAAAACTTGGCATTCAGTGcaatgaagaggaggagtgCAAGATACAGCCGGGGTGCAAGGGAGAGCTGGAGCAAGATTTGCTGATACAAGGCGAGAGGTACGAGGCACGAGTTCGTGTGCGGTCTGTTAAACCTCAACCCGAGGGAGCCTGGAGTGACTGGAGCCCCACTGCATCATGGGAGTCACAAATAGGGAAAATAAAACCAACATCAG GTATTACGTTTGTTGTGCCTGTAACGATAGTCGGTGTGGTGGTGTTGCTGGCAGGCCTGCTCTTAAGCACTCACAAAACCACCTG ggtttacatagtaaagaaaatcaaaggtCGACCCATACCAGACCCAGGAAAATCCTTCCCTGCGAGAAATCCAG AGTGGGTTCACCAGTGA
- the LOC120440455 gene encoding interleukin-2 receptor subunit beta-like isoform X1, protein MDDKNQKAVSQYLKQLQSFKSSSHSHESPSQQPLRKKTVDLMERNKKTLSLFILLPVLLLCRSDECPSLPQNLTCYTDYNKIITCLWNSRYMSDDTACTIHAQYKSRYISYSASCDLKSVDVSRPALKKCSLIFEIEYTFLPSHELSLNLSCNQMKSVITSFKPSCHIKVNPPAEPKVYFTSVSWLSQVHNHERISSYRSELQWKKQDQSWSDPAVYKKLGIQCNEEEECKIQPGCKGELEQDLLIQGERYEARVRVRSVKPQPEGAWSDWSPTASWESQIGKIKPTSGITFVVPVTIVGVVVLLAGLLLSTHKTTWVYIVKKIKGRPIPDPGKSFPARNPEWVHQ, encoded by the exons atg GATGACAAGAATCAGAAAGCAGTCAGTCAATACCTAAAGCAACTACAGTCCTTCAAATCTTCCAGTCACAGTCACGAGTCACCATCCCAGCAGCCTCTAAGAAAGAAAACTGTCGACTTAATGGAGAGAAATAAGAAAACCCTTTCCCTGTTTATTCTGCTgcctgtgctgctgctctgcaGAAGTGATGAGTGTCCCAGCCTGCCACAGA ATCTCACTTGCTACACTGACTacaataaaatcatcacatgtTTGTGGAACAGCAGATACATGTCTGATGACACTGCATGCACGATACATGCTCAATATAAATCTCGCTACAT TTCTTACAGCGCTTCCTGTGACCTAAAATCTGTTGATGTCTCCAGACCAGCCCTGAAGAAGTGCTCCCTGATCTTTGAAATTGAATacact tttctgcCTTCCCATGAGTTGTCCCTCAATCTGAGCTGTAACCAAATGAAGAGTGTAATTACTTCCTTCAAGCCATCCTGTCATA TAAAGGTGAATCCTCCTGCAGAGCCAAAAGTTTACTTCACCTCTGTTTCCTGGTTGTCCCAAGTCCACAACCATGAAAGGATCAGTTCATACAGAAGTGAACTGCAGTGGAAGAAGCAGGATCAGTCATGGAGT GATCCTGCTGTGTACAAAAAACTTGGCATTCAGTGcaatgaagaggaggagtgCAAGATACAGCCGGGGTGCAAGGGAGAGCTGGAGCAAGATTTGCTGATACAAGGCGAGAGGTACGAGGCACGAGTTCGTGTGCGGTCTGTTAAACCTCAACCCGAGGGAGCCTGGAGTGACTGGAGCCCCACTGCATCATGGGAGTCACAAATAGGGAAAATAAAACCAACATCAG GTATTACGTTTGTTGTGCCTGTAACGATAGTCGGTGTGGTGGTGTTGCTGGCAGGCCTGCTCTTAAGCACTCACAAAACCACCTG ggtttacatagtaaagaaaatcaaaggtCGACCCATACCAGACCCAGGAAAATCCTTCCCTGCGAGAAATCCAG AGTGGGTTCACCAGTGA